Proteins from a genomic interval of Flammeovirgaceae bacterium SG7u.111:
- a CDS encoding DUF4249 domain-containing protein produces MRTSIFILFLVLASCHNSLDINKKDRKEGLVIEGWLDNLNTNDEIQLSFSTDFTSTTNPPVLSDAKVAVVINQQDTLAFEEKTAGVYVPKGRLIGQVGNVYALIIESKEGVIYRSSDEKMQSVAAINTVEVDLEILDPFDVEDVDTTWVINIQFQDPADEVNYYRWILYIDGEQQNAAEDLFVKNDKLTNGLVNTVKIRKKQLKSGSKIIVHQLSLSEDGYGFLEEVRVHMNELGGPFSPAPSSIRGNMFNVDNTAEWVVGYFGASAVSVDSVIVP; encoded by the coding sequence ATGAGAACTTCCATTTTTATACTTTTTCTCGTATTGGCATCATGCCACAATTCTTTGGATATAAATAAAAAAGATCGAAAAGAAGGTTTGGTGATAGAAGGGTGGTTGGATAATTTGAATACAAATGATGAAATCCAACTTAGTTTTTCAACAGATTTTACCAGCACAACTAATCCACCAGTCTTGAGCGATGCCAAAGTTGCAGTAGTCATAAATCAACAAGACACTTTAGCCTTTGAAGAAAAAACGGCGGGTGTTTATGTCCCCAAAGGCAGATTAATAGGTCAAGTAGGAAATGTGTACGCTTTAATAATTGAAAGTAAAGAGGGTGTGATTTATCGGTCTTCAGATGAAAAAATGCAAAGTGTGGCTGCTATAAATACAGTAGAGGTTGATCTTGAAATCTTAGATCCATTCGATGTGGAAGATGTAGATACTACTTGGGTGATTAATATTCAGTTTCAAGACCCTGCAGATGAAGTGAATTATTATAGATGGATTTTGTATATAGATGGTGAGCAACAAAATGCTGCCGAGGATTTATTTGTGAAAAATGACAAGCTGACAAATGGTCTAGTCAATACTGTGAAAATCAGGAAAAAGCAATTAAAAAGTGGTTCCAAAATCATAGTTCATCAACTTTCCCTTTCTGAAGATGGCTATGGTTTTTTAGAGGAAGTACGTGTCCATATGAATGAGCTTGGAGGTCCGTTTAGTCCTGCGCCTTCTAGCATTAGGGGAAATATGTTCAATGTAGATAATACTGCCGAATGGGTAGTTGGTTATTTTGGGGCTTCGGCAGTGAGTGTCGATTCAGTTATAGTGCCTTAA
- a CDS encoding gliding motility-associated C-terminal domain-containing protein, with protein MYGFSVDFKRKNGFDSYLWNNGSVHSSIEISKFGKYWVEADNGCEIITDTIEVIPEKVFVDLNLFEDTIEVCNETGYNPQLPDGSYNILWSDENTEKDRTIYEEGAYWVNMDNGCEVYSDSFYLKEVESRQPLDMFDDTINICDNAGYLFEIPVVQGEVLWSDGKIDHKRTITEKGLYWVNVIKACDVFVDSIYINLISDDLLTIPNAFSPNSDGINDFFELPLEHGTVELFVYNRWGEIVYESMDYQNDWDGNSLPSGEYYYFFSSTGLCKEYKGMISIVK; from the coding sequence ATGTATGGATTTTCCGTTGACTTTAAGCGCAAGAATGGCTTTGATAGCTATTTATGGAATAATGGGAGTGTACACTCTTCTATAGAAATCAGTAAGTTTGGAAAGTACTGGGTAGAGGCAGATAATGGTTGTGAAATTATCACAGATACTATTGAAGTAATACCCGAAAAAGTTTTTGTTGATTTGAATTTATTTGAAGATACAATTGAAGTATGTAACGAAACCGGGTATAACCCCCAACTTCCTGATGGTTCTTATAATATATTATGGAGCGATGAGAATACTGAAAAAGATAGAACAATTTATGAGGAAGGGGCATATTGGGTTAATATGGACAATGGTTGTGAGGTTTATTCAGACTCCTTTTATTTAAAAGAGGTAGAAAGTCGACAGCCTTTGGATATGTTTGATGATACCATAAATATTTGTGATAATGCTGGTTACCTTTTTGAAATTCCTGTAGTACAGGGAGAGGTTTTATGGAGTGATGGTAAAATTGATCACAAAAGAACTATTACAGAAAAAGGACTATACTGGGTAAATGTAATAAAAGCTTGTGATGTATTTGTAGATTCTATTTACATTAATCTTATTTCTGATGATTTATTGACTATTCCAAATGCATTTTCTCCTAATAGTGACGGAATCAATGATTTTTTTGAATTACCATTGGAACATGGAACTGTAGAACTGTTTGTTTATAACAGGTGGGGTGAAATAGTCTATGAAAGTATGGATTATCAAAATGATTGGGACGGCAATTCACTACCATCAGGAGAGTATTACTACTTTTTTAGCTCCACTGGTTTATGTAAAGAATATAAAGGAATGATTTCAATAGTTAAGTGA
- a CDS encoding sigma-54 dependent transcriptional regulator, with translation MKEKSLRIFAVEDDPAFAKMLHYILTMDPENEVKIFDNGMDLLNNLHYKPNIVTLDYSLPDMTGEDLLKRVKYYNPDLPVVIISGQENVRTAVKLLKQGAYDYITKDEDIRERLLNTVNNAKKSISLAKEVEVLREELTEKYDFSKNIIGQSSGMNKVFKMLEKAVKTNITVSVTGETGTGKELIAKAVHFNSPRKKQPFVPVNIAAIPTSLLESELFGHEKGAFTGANTRRIGKFEEAQNGTIFLDEIGEMEKELQAKLLRVLQERELVRIGGNSLVKLDVRIITATHRDLAEEVKNGNFREDLYYRLLGLPIVLPPLRERENDVLVIAKHLIDSFCKDNKLPKITLTPDAQKKMLTYPFPGNVRELKAVIELAAVMCDDNRITAEDIQFNELNKEIDLLTQEMTLKEYTFKIVKNYLKKYDENVMKVADKLDIGKSTIYRYLKEMEEENFL, from the coding sequence ATGAAAGAAAAGTCTTTAAGGATTTTTGCCGTAGAAGATGATCCTGCGTTTGCCAAAATGCTCCATTACATCCTTACAATGGATCCCGAAAATGAAGTAAAGATTTTCGACAATGGGATGGACTTGCTTAACAACCTCCATTACAAGCCCAATATTGTGACTTTAGACTATTCCCTGCCGGATATGACCGGTGAGGACTTGCTAAAGCGTGTAAAATATTACAACCCAGACTTACCTGTTGTCATTATATCAGGACAAGAAAATGTAAGGACTGCTGTAAAGCTATTGAAACAAGGGGCTTACGATTATATAACTAAAGATGAAGATATACGCGAACGGTTACTTAATACTGTAAACAATGCGAAGAAAAGTATTTCACTCGCCAAAGAGGTGGAGGTGCTTCGCGAAGAACTTACCGAAAAATACGACTTTAGTAAAAATATTATAGGTCAAAGCAGTGGAATGAACAAAGTGTTCAAGATGCTGGAAAAAGCGGTGAAAACTAATATCACAGTTTCAGTAACAGGCGAAACAGGAACAGGTAAAGAGCTGATCGCTAAGGCAGTACACTTTAATTCCCCAAGAAAAAAGCAACCGTTTGTCCCTGTGAACATTGCAGCTATTCCAACTTCATTATTAGAAAGCGAGCTTTTTGGCCATGAAAAAGGTGCTTTTACAGGAGCAAATACCCGAAGAATTGGAAAGTTTGAAGAAGCTCAAAACGGCACCATTTTTCTTGATGAAATAGGTGAGATGGAAAAGGAGCTTCAAGCCAAGCTTTTAAGGGTGCTACAAGAAAGAGAATTAGTAAGAATTGGTGGCAACAGTTTAGTTAAACTTGATGTGCGAATCATCACTGCTACTCATAGAGATTTGGCTGAAGAAGTTAAAAATGGCAATTTCCGAGAAGATTTGTATTACAGGCTTTTGGGACTTCCAATTGTGCTCCCCCCACTTAGGGAAAGAGAAAACGATGTGTTAGTAATTGCCAAGCACTTGATAGATAGCTTCTGTAAAGACAACAAACTACCGAAAATAACGCTAACCCCAGATGCCCAGAAAAAAATGCTTACTTATCCTTTCCCTGGAAATGTAAGAGAACTAAAAGCTGTGATAGAGCTGGCCGCCGTGATGTGCGACGATAATAGAATCACTGCCGAAGATATCCAGTTTAACGAACTAAACAAGGAAATCGATCTTCTTACCCAAGAAATGACTTTGAAAGAATATACTTTTAAAATAGTTAAAAACTACCTAAAAAAATACGATGAAAATGTGATGAAGGTAGCTGACAAACTTGATATAGGTAAGTCGACAATTTATAGATACTTGAAGGAAATGGAAGAAGAAAATTTCTTATAA
- a CDS encoding Hpt domain-containing protein: MKLTSQLTNFDVLNELSGNDTKFLKEMLTTYLEQLPKDLNLIITAHENQNWKQTGDIAHSMKSSAKFMGVDKMHKNLSNIENLCKDQSQLNKVENLVSNVYEMGMTVIIELKQKLKEIG, encoded by the coding sequence ATGAAACTAACAAGTCAACTTACGAATTTTGATGTCTTAAATGAGCTGAGTGGAAATGACACGAAGTTTTTAAAAGAAATGCTTACCACTTATCTCGAGCAGCTTCCCAAAGATTTAAACCTAATTATTACAGCTCACGAGAATCAAAATTGGAAACAAACAGGTGACATTGCCCATTCTATGAAGAGCTCTGCCAAATTCATGGGTGTGGATAAAATGCACAAAAACTTATCTAACATTGAAAATTTGTGCAAAGATCAATCCCAACTGAACAAAGTAGAAAACTTGGTAAGCAATGTCTATGAAATGGGGATGACTGTTATAATCGAGCTAAAGCAAAAATTGAAAGAAATAGGTTAA
- a CDS encoding elongation factor G, translating to MKVFDNKHIKNVVLLGSAKAGKTTLAETMLFEAGIIGRRGTVEDKNTVSDFHEIEHERGYSIYATSLHTEWRNYKINIIDTPGLDDFSGEIVSSVRVADTCIMVLNGQTGVEVGTELIWNYVDTFKKPTLIAINQVDGAKADFNNSFEQAKATFGDAVTLMQYPVDSGANFSRIVDLLKMKMYIFPADGGKPEKFPIPEAELEKANQLHNELVEKAAENDEDLMELYFEKGNLSEDELRKGLKIGMMNHDVFPVFCLSAKQNKGSGRMMGFIDNVAPAANELYPEVTVDGKEVACDPSRPASVFVFKTLVEPYLGRITFFKVCSGEVKVGMDLVNSQTDNTDRINQLFIMDGKERHPVEKLVAGDIGATVKLKDTQTNHTLHAKGFEVTYDPMLFPEPKVRMAIRAEDKNDEDKMAEVIREMHEEDPTLQVEYANELKQLIMSGQGELHLQLAKWRLENIYKMGIEFYEPKIPYRETIRKKATSSYRHKKQSGGAGQFAEVTLTVIPYKENMPKPSDFNIRGEEVVDLEWGGKLVFYNCIVGGVIDARYIPSVLKGVMEVMEDSPLTRSYARDVCVFLHDGKMHPVDSNDISFKIAGAHAFKECFVNADPLIMEPIQNIEVRVPEDLVGDVMTDLQGRRALIMGIDSNDRFQIINAKIPLAELGGYSSSLKSHTQGRASFKTSYSGYEQVSNDIQQKLIKEGDLEMA from the coding sequence ATGAAAGTATTTGATAACAAGCACATCAAAAACGTAGTCCTGCTGGGCAGTGCCAAAGCAGGCAAAACAACCTTGGCCGAAACCATGCTATTTGAAGCAGGGATTATCGGCCGAAGAGGAACCGTTGAGGATAAGAATACGGTTTCCGATTTCCACGAAATTGAGCACGAAAGGGGCTATTCTATTTATGCGACTAGCCTTCACACCGAATGGCGGAACTACAAGATCAATATAATTGATACCCCAGGGCTAGATGACTTTTCTGGAGAGATCGTTTCTTCCGTTAGGGTGGCAGATACCTGTATAATGGTATTGAATGGACAGACTGGAGTTGAAGTTGGGACTGAGCTTATCTGGAACTATGTCGATACTTTCAAAAAACCGACGTTGATTGCGATCAATCAGGTTGATGGAGCAAAAGCTGATTTTAATAATTCTTTTGAGCAAGCTAAAGCGACTTTTGGCGATGCTGTTACTCTGATGCAATATCCTGTTGATTCGGGTGCCAATTTCAGCCGTATTGTCGACTTGCTGAAAATGAAAATGTATATTTTCCCTGCCGATGGAGGCAAGCCAGAGAAATTTCCAATTCCTGAAGCAGAACTTGAGAAAGCCAACCAATTGCACAATGAACTGGTAGAGAAAGCTGCTGAAAATGATGAGGATTTAATGGAGTTGTACTTTGAAAAAGGGAATTTAAGTGAAGATGAGCTCAGAAAAGGGTTAAAGATTGGGATGATGAACCATGATGTTTTCCCTGTATTTTGCCTTTCTGCAAAGCAAAACAAAGGAAGCGGACGAATGATGGGGTTTATTGATAATGTAGCGCCAGCCGCCAATGAATTGTACCCAGAAGTTACTGTAGATGGAAAGGAGGTCGCTTGTGATCCTTCGCGGCCAGCGTCAGTATTTGTTTTTAAAACATTAGTAGAACCATATTTGGGTAGAATCACCTTTTTTAAAGTTTGTTCAGGTGAGGTAAAAGTTGGAATGGATTTGGTCAATTCCCAAACGGATAATACCGACAGGATAAACCAGCTTTTTATAATGGATGGTAAGGAAAGACATCCTGTAGAAAAGCTGGTAGCTGGAGATATTGGGGCTACTGTAAAACTAAAAGATACGCAAACAAACCATACGCTACATGCCAAAGGGTTTGAGGTAACTTATGACCCCATGCTTTTCCCTGAGCCTAAAGTTAGGATGGCCATAAGAGCGGAAGATAAAAATGACGAGGATAAAATGGCGGAAGTGATTAGGGAAATGCATGAAGAAGACCCTACGCTTCAAGTTGAATATGCAAATGAGCTAAAGCAGTTGATTATGTCTGGCCAAGGTGAGTTGCACCTTCAGCTTGCAAAGTGGCGATTAGAGAATATTTACAAAATGGGGATAGAGTTTTACGAACCAAAAATTCCGTATAGGGAAACTATTCGCAAAAAAGCTACATCGAGTTATAGACATAAAAAACAGAGTGGGGGAGCAGGTCAGTTTGCCGAAGTGACCCTAACAGTAATACCATATAAAGAAAACATGCCTAAACCGTCCGATTTTAATATAAGGGGAGAGGAAGTAGTTGATTTGGAATGGGGAGGGAAACTAGTATTTTACAATTGTATAGTTGGAGGCGTAATTGACGCTAGGTATATTCCTTCTGTGTTAAAAGGGGTGATGGAAGTTATGGAAGATTCTCCGCTAACTCGCTCTTATGCGAGGGATGTTTGTGTTTTTCTTCATGATGGTAAAATGCACCCAGTTGACTCTAATGATATTTCCTTCAAAATAGCTGGAGCTCATGCTTTCAAAGAATGCTTTGTAAATGCTGACCCGCTTATAATGGAGCCAATTCAAAATATTGAGGTAAGGGTTCCAGAAGACTTGGTTGGAGATGTGATGACCGATTTGCAAGGTCGTCGCGCACTTATAATGGGTATAGATTCAAATGATCGTTTTCAGATCATCAATGCGAAAATCCCATTGGCAGAATTAGGAGGGTATTCAAGTTCGCTCAAGTCCCATACCCAAGGGCGGGCAAGCTTTAAAACCAGCTACAGTGGGTACGAGCAGGTTTCTAACGATATCCAGCAAAAGCTAATTAAAGAAGGTGATTTAGAGATGGCCTAA
- a CDS encoding TonB-dependent receptor yields MKHFNKVYLVFITLVMLAGLVSAQDMKITGKVTDDLGEPLPGVNIVQKGTVNGSTSNMDGEFSVSVAQGSVLIFSYIGFVTQEVSVNSQTVINVSLIPDLSQLDEVIVVGYGTVKKKDVTGSVGSLSSEKLLENPITDLATGMQGKIAGVSIQNTSGAPGQNMKIRIRGGSSINYSNEPLYVIDGFIGANINNINPNDIASIDILKDASATAIYGSRGANGVVLITTNTPESGDLKVSLEGNVGFSKMVNKYELMPAGEMAETMNLQDISRDKPTNSFTAEEIAYFKGNGGTDWQDLVTQTGLTQNYTINANGGSDKLKYFFSGNMVDDKGVIRNSFYKRYSLRSNISGKISDWIDVQFNTFATHTSSQANGSGSNGAANPIGAAVRFPIFWDAYDEDGNYADPLSYPSYNGRFLPGREQSPLQATDQNQESFGESITSNLDLNFNLGHGFSFMVKNAGSFSTGFYGQRNLVNGVDFNREDVAAQQNYNRGTTYLNTEILTYKKEFGKHDLKVDAIYEFQKSAWRSNSAKVADLTTLANEWYILNNGSPSITESGYSESKIRSYMGRVNYGYNDKYLLTLSLRADGTSVFDESNRWGYFPSAAVAWRIADEAFMDAVGVVSDLKLRVGYGETGNRAVGSYSTLPKLEFHNNYQWYVWDGETPVSGILPGDFANPDLRWETTRQLNLGLDFAFLEGKISGTLDLYDKNTEDVIISKTIPNYTGKNSLTGNFAEVRNKGIEFSMNAYIMDKADFRWTANFNISRNVNTIEDLDGNDEIFVASEEPLGIWNIVGGNKFIVRKGESMGSLFGLKAVGIWQEDEAEEASAFNAYPGEVKYEDFDEDGQISGTDRQIIGQAAPDFTYGIGTNLYFKNFDLAIQGVGMHGNEIYNWSRNLMNQDILTPDYRNRWSPTNTGSTQQIMPRGTDQSLTYVVSQYVESGSFFKINLITLGYTLPESIANTMKIGGVRFYASVNNLVTFTKYSGLDPEGSSTPLNSDSQAGIDAFSYPLTRTFTGGLKVNF; encoded by the coding sequence ATGAAACACTTTAACAAAGTTTATTTAGTGTTTATTACGCTGGTCATGTTGGCTGGTTTGGTAAGCGCTCAGGATATGAAAATAACCGGAAAGGTTACCGATGATTTGGGAGAACCTTTGCCAGGTGTAAACATTGTTCAGAAAGGCACAGTAAATGGCTCAACTTCTAATATGGATGGAGAGTTTAGCGTATCTGTGGCACAAGGATCTGTATTGATCTTCAGTTATATAGGGTTTGTTACTCAGGAAGTTTCTGTTAATAGCCAGACTGTTATAAATGTATCTTTAATACCAGATTTATCTCAGCTTGATGAGGTAATTGTAGTAGGATATGGTACCGTAAAGAAGAAAGATGTAACAGGCTCAGTAGGTTCGCTTTCATCAGAAAAACTACTTGAAAACCCAATTACAGACCTTGCAACAGGTATGCAGGGTAAAATCGCAGGTGTGAGTATCCAAAATACTTCTGGTGCTCCTGGCCAAAATATGAAAATCCGAATTCGTGGTGGTAGCTCTATTAACTACAGCAACGAACCTCTTTACGTAATTGACGGCTTTATTGGGGCAAACATCAATAATATCAATCCTAATGACATTGCGTCAATCGATATATTGAAAGATGCTTCAGCAACGGCCATTTACGGTTCTAGGGGAGCAAATGGGGTGGTTTTGATTACAACTAATACGCCAGAAAGTGGCGATTTAAAAGTTTCGCTAGAGGGAAATGTTGGGTTCAGCAAGATGGTGAATAAATATGAGTTGATGCCAGCAGGAGAGATGGCTGAAACAATGAACCTACAGGATATCTCAAGGGACAAGCCAACTAACTCTTTCACTGCTGAAGAGATAGCATATTTTAAGGGAAATGGAGGGACTGATTGGCAAGATTTGGTTACTCAAACTGGTCTTACTCAAAACTATACCATTAACGCAAATGGTGGATCTGACAAGTTGAAATATTTCTTTTCAGGTAACATGGTGGATGATAAGGGTGTAATCAGAAATTCATTCTACAAAAGGTACTCTTTACGTTCAAATATTAGTGGTAAAATTTCGGATTGGATCGATGTTCAGTTTAATACATTTGCTACTCATACGTCTTCACAAGCAAACGGAAGTGGATCGAATGGAGCTGCTAACCCAATTGGTGCAGCAGTTAGGTTTCCTATATTTTGGGATGCTTATGATGAAGACGGGAATTATGCGGATCCATTGAGCTACCCTAGTTACAATGGCAGGTTCTTGCCTGGTAGAGAGCAAAGTCCATTGCAAGCTACGGATCAAAACCAAGAGTCGTTTGGGGAAAGCATCACTTCAAACTTAGATCTTAACTTTAACTTGGGGCATGGCTTCTCATTTATGGTTAAAAATGCAGGTAGTTTCTCTACTGGATTTTATGGGCAGCGTAATTTAGTAAATGGTGTGGACTTTAATCGAGAAGATGTAGCTGCGCAGCAAAACTACAATCGGGGAACAACCTATTTGAACACAGAGATTTTAACTTATAAAAAAGAATTTGGTAAGCATGATCTGAAAGTGGATGCAATTTATGAGTTCCAAAAAAGTGCATGGAGAAGTAATTCTGCTAAAGTTGCAGACCTTACTACGTTGGCCAATGAATGGTATATTTTGAACAATGGCTCACCTTCTATTACAGAGTCAGGTTATAGCGAATCTAAAATACGCTCTTATATGGGGCGTGTGAACTATGGTTACAACGATAAGTACTTATTGACTTTGAGCTTGAGGGCTGATGGAACTTCAGTGTTTGATGAATCTAACAGGTGGGGTTATTTTCCTTCGGCTGCCGTGGCTTGGAGGATTGCTGATGAGGCATTTATGGATGCTGTTGGGGTTGTTTCAGATTTGAAATTGAGGGTTGGGTATGGAGAAACTGGCAACAGGGCTGTTGGATCATACTCAACATTGCCTAAATTAGAATTCCACAATAATTATCAATGGTATGTATGGGATGGAGAAACTCCAGTATCAGGTATTCTTCCTGGTGATTTTGCCAACCCTGATTTAAGGTGGGAGACTACAAGGCAGTTAAACTTAGGTCTTGACTTTGCATTTTTGGAAGGAAAAATTAGTGGTACATTAGATTTGTACGACAAAAATACTGAGGATGTAATCATCAGTAAAACCATTCCAAATTACACAGGTAAAAACTCTTTGACGGGTAATTTTGCTGAAGTAAGAAACAAAGGTATTGAGTTTAGTATGAATGCGTACATCATGGACAAAGCTGATTTTAGATGGACGGCTAACTTCAATATCTCTAGGAATGTAAATACTATAGAAGACTTAGATGGCAATGATGAAATCTTTGTAGCGTCAGAAGAGCCATTGGGCATTTGGAATATAGTAGGAGGCAACAAGTTCATCGTAAGAAAAGGCGAGTCAATGGGTTCTTTGTTTGGCTTGAAAGCTGTTGGGATTTGGCAAGAAGACGAAGCTGAAGAAGCGAGTGCCTTTAATGCATACCCTGGTGAGGTGAAGTATGAAGACTTTGACGAAGACGGTCAGATTTCAGGTACAGACAGGCAAATTATAGGACAGGCAGCACCTGATTTCACTTATGGTATAGGAACAAACTTGTACTTCAAAAACTTCGACTTGGCTATCCAAGGTGTGGGGATGCACGGTAATGAAATCTACAACTGGTCTAGAAACCTTATGAACCAAGATATCTTAACACCTGACTATCGCAACAGATGGTCTCCAACAAACACAGGGTCTACCCAGCAGATAATGCCAAGAGGAACAGATCAGTCGTTGACTTATGTAGTGAGCCAATATGTGGAAAGTGGTTCTTTCTTCAAAATAAACTTGATTACTCTTGGGTACACACTACCTGAAAGCATTGCCAATACAATGAAGATTGGCGGGGTACGATTCTATGCTAGTGTAAACAACCTTGTTACTTTCACTAAATACTCTGGGTTAGATCCCGAAGGGTCAAGTACTCCTTTGAACAGTGATTCACAGGCTGGTATCGATGCATTCTCTTATCCTCTCACAAGAACATTTACTGGTGGTCTTAAAGTAAACTTCTAA
- a CDS encoding CapA family protein, with the protein MYKFFLFFLFVSFTRLGLAQEDTTCVSLLFFGDVMGHSPQINAAYVDSTKSYDYDSSFHYIKPLLSEADISIGNLEVTLGITPYDGYPRFSSPAALAVALQKAGVDILATSNNHSNDRGKKGVENTIKILDTLGTVHTGTFKDSYSRDYTYPLIINKKGIRIALLNYTYGTNGLPTRAPNIVNLIDTTQIYYDLVKAKAHSPDKIIVFYHWGLEYQSLPSKDQKTVAQFAFKNGADYVIGAHPHVIQPFERTTDSLGKENLLVYSLGNFISNQRKLKTDGGAMVKFEICKCEEESWLGEAGYFLTWVYRPRENGKSQYYLMPVSQYEHKADFFKQGQSSAFKTYAEQSRKLLNKHNISMPEYVFDTTTVSWKLQPEVKTE; encoded by the coding sequence ATGTATAAATTTTTTCTGTTTTTTCTTTTTGTTAGTTTCACAAGGCTTGGTTTGGCTCAGGAGGACACAACATGTGTTTCGCTTCTTTTCTTTGGAGATGTAATGGGCCATTCCCCACAGATAAATGCTGCTTATGTAGATTCTACCAAATCTTATGACTACGATAGCAGTTTTCATTACATCAAACCGCTCTTGAGCGAAGCAGACATCAGTATTGGGAACTTAGAAGTAACCCTAGGAATTACCCCTTACGATGGTTACCCTCGCTTCAGCTCGCCTGCAGCATTGGCAGTCGCTTTACAAAAAGCTGGGGTTGACATATTGGCTACGTCGAACAACCATTCTAATGATAGAGGCAAAAAAGGAGTGGAAAACACGATAAAAATTCTTGACACCTTGGGCACTGTTCATACCGGCACTTTTAAAGACAGTTATTCAAGAGATTATACATACCCATTAATAATAAATAAAAAAGGCATAAGAATAGCTTTGTTGAACTATACTTACGGCACCAACGGCCTACCTACCAGAGCGCCAAACATTGTCAATCTGATAGACACCACTCAAATCTATTATGACTTGGTAAAGGCCAAAGCGCACAGTCCAGATAAAATAATTGTATTCTATCATTGGGGGTTGGAATACCAATCTCTACCCTCCAAAGATCAAAAGACTGTTGCCCAATTTGCTTTTAAAAATGGAGCGGATTATGTTATTGGCGCTCACCCTCATGTCATCCAGCCATTTGAACGGACAACAGACTCCCTAGGAAAAGAAAACCTATTAGTTTATTCCCTTGGAAATTTTATTTCTAACCAGCGAAAACTCAAAACCGATGGAGGAGCGATGGTGAAATTTGAGATTTGTAAATGTGAGGAAGAATCTTGGCTGGGCGAAGCTGGCTATTTTCTCACCTGGGTTTATAGACCTCGAGAAAATGGGAAGTCTCAATATTACCTCATGCCTGTTTCGCAGTACGAACACAAAGCAGATTTTTTTAAGCAAGGGCAAAGCTCCGCCTTCAAAACATATGCAGAGCAATCGAGGAAACTGCTCAATAAGCACAACATTTCTATGCCTGAATATGTATTTGACACTACTACAGTGAGCTGGAAGCTCCAGCCCGAAGTAAAAACAGAATAG
- a CDS encoding VOC family protein, which yields MKRVTGLGGVFFKVKDPAKTKEWYQKHLGIETDQYGGMFKWREKDDPDKVGGTAWSPFDEKTEYFKPSEKEYMLNYRVENLVELLKVLKEEGVEIVGEIEEYDYGKFGWILDADGNKIELWEPLDESKL from the coding sequence ATGAAAAGAGTGACAGGATTAGGCGGCGTTTTCTTTAAAGTAAAAGACCCTGCCAAAACAAAAGAATGGTATCAAAAACACCTGGGCATTGAAACCGACCAATACGGAGGAATGTTCAAATGGAGAGAGAAAGATGATCCTGATAAAGTTGGGGGTACAGCTTGGTCGCCTTTTGATGAAAAAACAGAGTATTTCAAACCTTCCGAAAAGGAATACATGCTTAACTACCGAGTAGAAAACTTGGTGGAGTTGCTAAAAGTATTGAAAGAAGAGGGTGTTGAAATAGTTGGTGAAATAGAAGAGTATGATTATGGAAAGTTTGGATGGATACTGGATGCCGATGGGAATAAAATAGAGCTTTGGGAGCCTTTGGACGAAAGCAAATTATGA